The DNA segment ATTCATTGTCCTATTAGAACAAGGAATCAATGAACTTAAAATCTAGTTAATTCCTAAACCGGACAGGATTCAGTTGACCTGACCAACCAACTTCCAAGTAGTAAGACCAAATTGCACCCTTACGTCAGAATCTATATAACTCTTTCCCACTTTTATGTCTCTCTTTCACCTTTCTTCTAAATCGATCTTACCTCTACCTCCATATAACTTCTTATTTAAATCAACTTTTAAATAGATTCAGAATCTTTATATCTCACGCAGACAATACCTCTCCGTGGGTTTCGTTAGAACCCATGTCTCAGAATCCAATCCACAGAAACATAGCACTCTTTGTTGTGTTAATCACGTTCTGTTTCTTGTTCTGTTCTGCCAGAAACTTACCGGAGGTATCCACAGCTAAAGCAACTCAAACAATAAACGTCAGCAACGCCACGTGGCATAATTTCGCACGTCTTGTGGATGTCCAGGTAGGCAGCCACGTCAGCGGCGTATCAGAACTCAAAAGATACCTCCACCGTTTCGGCTACGTAACAGAAGACGCGACGGACTTCTCCGACGTGTTCGATGGTCATCTTGAATCCGCGATATCTCTGTACCAACAAAACCTCGGTTTACCGATAACCGGAAGACTCGACACGAGTACCGTCACTCTCATGTCGTCACCGCGTTGCGGCGTTAGCGATACACACATGATCGACACCGGCGTGTACACAACGGCGCGTTATACGTATTTCGGCGGTAAGCCTAAGTGGAACCGCGACACGCTAACATACGCCTTCTCGGAAATACACAAACTCGATTACTTGAACTCCGACGACGTTAAAAAAGCTTTCCGACGATCTTTTGGTCGGTGGGCGAGCGTGATTCCGGTGACTTTTGAGGAGACTGATGATTACTCCTCGGCGGATTTAAAGATCGGATTTTTCTCCGGCGATCACGGTGACGGGCAGCCGTTTGACGGTGTTCTCGGAACCTTAGCTCACGCCTTTGCGCCGGAGAACGGGAGGCTTCACCTTGACGCGGCGGAGACATGGGTCGTTGACGATGACTTCAAGGGTAAAGGATCGACGGTGGCGGTTGATTTGGAGTCGGTGGCGACTCACGAGATTGGTCACTTGCTGGGGTTAGGACATAGCTCGCAGGAGTCGGCGGTTATGTACCCGAGTGTCCGGCCGAGGACAAAGAAAGTTGACCTTACGGTTGATGACGTGGCGGGTATACTGAAGTTGTATGGGGCGAATCCAAGATTACGGTTGGATTCACTGACGCAGTCGGAAGATTCTCTGCAAAACGGCGCCGTATCAGGGAGATTCTTGTCGGGGAATTTTACCGGTTATGTTCTGCTGGTTGTGCTGATTCTGTTCCTATAGGTTTTCAGGAAAATATAGTTTGAAAAAgcaaattgtataaatataaaaaggtaTAGGGGAAAGGGATGGATATAGTGGAAAATGACATTTTCCATGGTCTATGGGATTATTATTCTTTGGTTTATTAATTACTTTGGGTTAAATGTACATCATTATCTCAAAAATTGAAAGATGAAGATGTTTAACATCATTGGTCCCGTTGCTATTGACGCTGCATAGATGAGGTTGATCAGTTATATTTTTGTTCCAAGTAGATCTTTATTTTCAATCAGCtaaatacatataatttatCTCCATATTTACTTGTTTtctcttaaataaaaaataattaattgctGAAATAATGTAAGAGCAGAATATTGCTTAATATTTTTGGTAAAGTATGAACGAATCATACAAACttattttaacaatttatatattaCCAAAGTATTGGTGGTTTAGTAATGGTGTAaaaaatttcagtttttttttttttttgtatttcagatataaattaaatttgataAGAAGTGTTGATTAATTTTATGAAAGATTATGAACCTAAAATCAATTCTTCCAATGGTGTGGGAATTTCTATAACTTTAACATAGTTAGAATAACATTTTTCTTCatatcctttaaaaaaaatatgataataaaaagaaaaagctcTGTATAAATTTAACAAACTATCCTAaaaattttaagttaaaaattattagtttcgtGAAAGATTATGGATTTAAGatccaaaaaaaatatgataataaaaagaaaaaaagtttatataaatttaacgACCTATCCAAaatctttaaattaaaaaaaatataatgtccGAAGTCTTGTTATGGAATATCATCAGCCTATACGAAGATAAATtactcaaaattttaaatggaacacaagaaaaagaagttatccTGTTTTTGATGGTATAAAGTCGAACCAGACCGGTTTCTAAGATTTATAAATGGAACGGTTTATTACCCAAACCTATTTAAGTCTTTGTAATATTCAGGCGCTCGTCTCTTCGAAAACCTCATAAACCCTAGCAATGTCCGGGGCCTTCTTCTACGATGCAGACAGCGACGACGAGCTCGAGTTCCTCAACCACGAACTAAACAGTAGCGGGGAAGACAAAGCAGAAGAACGTAAAGGtcaagcagaagctgaagaagacgaagatgaGAAGCCTAGAGGAGGTAAAAGAAGCACT comes from the Brassica rapa cultivar Chiifu-401-42 chromosome A01, CAAS_Brap_v3.01, whole genome shotgun sequence genome and includes:
- the LOC103869343 gene encoding metalloendoproteinase 1-MMP, producing the protein MSQNPIHRNIALFVVLITFCFLFCSARNLPEVSTAKATQTINVSNATWHNFARLVDVQVGSHVSGVSELKRYLHRFGYVTEDATDFSDVFDGHLESAISLYQQNLGLPITGRLDTSTVTLMSSPRCGVSDTHMIDTGVYTTARYTYFGGKPKWNRDTLTYAFSEIHKLDYLNSDDVKKAFRRSFGRWASVIPVTFEETDDYSSADLKIGFFSGDHGDGQPFDGVLGTLAHAFAPENGRLHLDAAETWVVDDDFKGKGSTVAVDLESVATHEIGHLLGLGHSSQESAVMYPSVRPRTKKVDLTVDDVAGILKLYGANPRLRLDSLTQSEDSLQNGAVSGRFLSGNFTGYVLLVVLILFL